One segment of Yersinia kristensenii DNA contains the following:
- a CDS encoding Lrp/AsnC family transcriptional regulator yields the protein MPSSLITPADIKILKQLQHTGRMTNQELADKVGMATSPCWRRVKQLEESGVITGYQANIDRRKIGLGILAFIRVKIDSHSEEEAKLFEMQVGALKPVIACYAVAGDADFLLQVVAEDLDSFSTFAMSVIRRLSGIKEMQTTIVLREVKPLVSLPLE from the coding sequence ATGCCATCATCATTAATAACACCGGCAGATATAAAAATTTTAAAGCAATTACAGCACACGGGCCGGATGACTAACCAAGAGTTGGCCGACAAAGTGGGGATGGCGACCTCCCCGTGTTGGCGGCGGGTGAAACAACTTGAAGAGAGCGGCGTTATTACCGGTTATCAAGCCAATATTGATCGCCGGAAAATAGGTTTGGGGATTTTGGCCTTTATCCGGGTGAAAATTGACAGTCACAGTGAAGAAGAAGCGAAGTTGTTTGAGATGCAAGTGGGAGCGTTAAAACCAGTGATTGCTTGCTATGCCGTCGCGGGAGATGCGGACTTTCTACTGCAAGTGGTGGCTGAGGATCTCGACAGTTTTTCCACTTTCGCGATGTCGGTCATCCGTCGACTGTCAGGAATTAAAGAGATGCAAACAACTATTGTCCTACGCGAAGTCAAACCACTGGTAAGTTTGCCGCTAGAATAA
- a CDS encoding autotransporter outer membrane beta-barrel domain-containing protein: MPSRHNSINNSFLPMSNLISGVKLSKIAIGVIIACSGALYFANTADASSCQTTDGMQGGIAVTHNGSCSITNKYDPTTNDNEAGAVYVNNGDRITLTGDASTIIQGESGYTGKLLGDLYPDANGQEHLMLGDKTHGVTTWDEITGSNIVVATYDSSKITTSDWGASNYWFTAIPHDVNGQQYINTRFGTVENGTLVINLGNSTLPSTAAENKIRIAAKQSFLTVAKGNNSTVEWTSKNMVVLEAWSPEQAGVGTTNFEYSTPNYQGTFIGFDNKSYTVNNDAELKAYNDVLIQALKQGQLKSQQAYDNALAQGVTFTNKTGTFNYIVTPGDEVTMSIGDNAVIVADGQGAKGVIKDGGQLDARINNLGAMLAKNGAHIEVEHGAQLSGQYYLMRIMEDSTGTNDGIISSGYLVGDNWDTTSLDPYPQGLAYVQGFAVTAEGANASFINNGIMNLAGWSYVENASSPLDTNYLIKTASGATASNHGIMNIGVNNNFLDADLAGAIVDGTGSSFTNESGGHIYIGRAAQYDIDNPENVSDTANKRLQQGIRLIEGNATNNGRITIGSKTENAIGMIATGDNVGTSLTNNGQIIINGDASAHPLQNVAMWAENTGNTDIHHNGLIELNGVNAVALKVLSTHKNASATTSSNSSIDIEGGANISNGTRNFGIWVEGSDASAEIQGQVNLKGEGAIGVHARNGAKIDVKGNAQVNFIDGDNQIGYFVHGLGSQILNSTSQAQTLTTKGSTLYRLDGGASFVGSDFIDLSSQLTAQSKDTTLFLVTGMDKDTGTASSFTSGKLKMDVNGEGSTGIRVEGGASGTITATADIIRVAGNGATAGVVDGKYYGIDGQEVPESFSTNSILTSYAQLGSAHSVDGAFGYIARNSGTLLHKGNLDFSTSGTGKTGVLVDNGILDNQGAIKVKGTAVHIKGENARVNNTSTIETTDETAAYLIDNGASLTLEGTGQTKAGGTAHGVLLQAGAKGLTIGRAIIDMLGSGNGIENTAEISNIKLSDAVINVGSGAGIRTATALAQTDNVTINVEGTNGTGFLFEKNIAGNKITDVELNLAGTDGLTINVNSASGQGLVTHSSANVTSGADINVNQTTGGSALVVAGTSNTVNQYGKLQSNSTVSGISVVDINNDHVSTFTNYGQILAASATQFALQTLSGPAVIFTNAANAIINGEVNLLNNQNNSITLISGSKGTDFKTSTGDDRFFLKDITASEQGTLFHTLDGGAGHDILQLDNSVYRVLNENTILNMDEIELKNNSTLTLDNTLLKLGDAKDDAADTGYSIDATSELAIVNNSAVAFNGHLSGNGLLSINTSGQSFDFTANNYTDGFAGTVALGHTTFQLKDGNTQALTHATLKLGQNNVTHVGDSLQNIGGLTFDGGTINFNTGTPGQPEKSQIQTSNILDLAGTGKVGINIESVLNHQPPSTPSIDVTPLMEQDDGNLLLKLANSLGVVTGSGGALQLIDNRTNTVITDTTRADIEQNGVHVANGTYDYRLTTGANNDGLYVNYALTQVELLSNGANALTLNSGGKTGAAADLSAKIVGSGDLSIDTGAGKTVSLSNALNSYTGITDIRSGTLLMAANNVLGNTQKLQLSNQSLFEMASFSQVIGKLDSALGTWVNLSGGHLTINQGGVSDGHLTGAGTLTVADNTLTVNGANDQLSAKTEIANTAQVSLNHISGLGIGDIDNAGILNLTGATGYFVNNLSNSGDVKLNNSQAVLQGNNTSFSGRYQIDNTSVLTASQAQHLGSADVEDDGELVLNANSDWTLLNNVSGVGNLTKLGQAVLTLMGNVTYTGLTDINQGGVTLGNSNTPVTLASQQVNIADNSFMSGYGGVAGNINNLGSLYVGDRAITRSLSPATTFRVGGDLINSGSTYIGSASTSVGNQLHISGDYLGNNGNLYLNTVLGDDNSLTDKLIVDGSTQGNTLVTVANVGGQGAQTLNGIEVVHVGGDSTGTFSQNGRIVAGAYEYSLGRGNGANASNWYLTSQLNDLPSELVDPADPSKPSVLRPEISSYAANIAGANTLFMTRLHDRLGETQYIDALTGEEKVTSMWMRQVGGHNRSRDTSGQLKTQSNRYVLQLGGDIAQWSDDNLNRWHLGVMAGYANQQSNTNSQVTGIGSKGKVDGYSAGLYGTWYDNDADKNGTYVDTWVLYNWFNNTVSGENLASESYKSNGFTASAEVGYTFKMSESPEDNRIFYLQPKAQIVWMGVKADSFSDARNTQVSSEGDGNILTRLGLRSYINGYSDIDKSKQRVFEPFVEANWIHNSKSFGGNMGGKLVEQDGTRNIGELKVGVEAQWDPKLNLWMNVGQQVGGKGYSDTSAVLGVKYNF, translated from the coding sequence ATGCCATCCCGACACAACTCTATCAATAACTCTTTTTTACCGATGAGTAATCTAATCAGTGGAGTTAAACTCAGTAAAATTGCTATCGGCGTCATTATCGCTTGTAGTGGTGCACTGTACTTCGCCAACACTGCCGATGCATCCAGTTGTCAAACAACAGATGGGATGCAAGGTGGAATAGCGGTTACCCACAATGGTAGCTGTTCCATTACCAACAAATATGACCCCACGACAAATGACAATGAAGCAGGTGCAGTTTATGTCAATAATGGGGACAGAATCACACTGACAGGCGACGCATCTACCATTATTCAAGGTGAGTCTGGTTATACCGGTAAACTGCTGGGTGACCTTTATCCCGATGCGAATGGCCAAGAACATTTAATGTTGGGTGATAAAACCCATGGCGTGACGACATGGGATGAGATTACCGGCTCAAATATCGTGGTTGCGACCTATGATAGTAGTAAAATCACCACATCCGACTGGGGAGCATCTAATTATTGGTTTACCGCCATTCCCCATGATGTTAATGGACAACAATATATTAATACACGTTTCGGTACCGTCGAAAATGGTACTTTGGTCATTAATCTGGGTAATTCTACGTTGCCATCTACGGCGGCTGAAAACAAAATAAGAATTGCCGCTAAGCAAAGTTTTTTAACGGTAGCTAAAGGGAATAACAGCACCGTTGAATGGACATCAAAAAACATGGTGGTATTAGAAGCCTGGAGTCCAGAACAGGCTGGAGTGGGAACCACTAATTTCGAATACAGCACGCCAAACTATCAGGGCACTTTTATCGGCTTTGATAACAAGAGTTATACCGTCAATAATGACGCCGAGTTAAAAGCCTATAATGACGTTTTGATCCAGGCATTAAAACAGGGTCAGTTAAAATCTCAACAAGCCTATGATAATGCTTTAGCCCAAGGCGTAACTTTTACCAATAAAACAGGTACCTTCAACTATATAGTCACCCCTGGAGATGAAGTCACCATGTCTATTGGTGATAACGCGGTGATTGTTGCCGATGGACAGGGAGCCAAAGGCGTTATTAAAGATGGTGGACAGTTAGATGCCCGAATCAATAATTTAGGCGCTATGCTGGCTAAAAATGGTGCCCACATTGAAGTAGAGCATGGTGCTCAACTTTCCGGCCAATATTATTTGATGAGAATCATGGAAGATAGTACTGGAACCAATGACGGTATTATTTCGAGTGGCTACCTCGTGGGTGATAATTGGGATACCACATCACTAGACCCCTACCCTCAAGGTTTAGCTTATGTTCAGGGTTTCGCCGTCACCGCTGAAGGAGCAAATGCGAGCTTTATTAATAACGGAATTATGAATCTGGCCGGATGGAGCTATGTGGAAAATGCCAGCTCGCCCCTTGATACCAATTACCTCATTAAGACTGCCTCAGGTGCGACAGCAAGTAACCACGGAATAATGAATATTGGTGTTAACAATAATTTTCTCGATGCTGATCTTGCTGGGGCGATTGTTGATGGCACGGGCTCTTCGTTTACCAATGAATCTGGCGGTCATATCTATATTGGCCGAGCGGCGCAATATGATATTGATAACCCAGAAAATGTTAGTGATACAGCCAACAAACGTTTACAACAGGGTATCCGCCTAATTGAAGGGAATGCGACCAATAATGGTCGTATTACTATTGGTAGTAAAACCGAAAATGCTATTGGCATGATTGCCACCGGTGATAACGTCGGGACCTCGCTAACCAATAATGGTCAAATCATTATTAACGGCGATGCATCGGCTCACCCATTACAAAATGTCGCCATGTGGGCTGAAAATACCGGCAATACTGATATTCATCATAATGGTCTGATCGAACTCAACGGGGTTAATGCCGTTGCTTTAAAAGTGTTATCTACCCATAAAAATGCTTCGGCAACCACCAGCTCAAATAGCAGTATTGATATTGAAGGTGGTGCCAACATTTCTAATGGTACCCGAAACTTTGGTATATGGGTTGAAGGTAGTGATGCATCCGCAGAGATACAGGGACAAGTTAATCTGAAAGGTGAAGGTGCTATCGGTGTACATGCCCGTAATGGTGCCAAGATTGATGTCAAAGGCAACGCCCAAGTTAATTTCATTGATGGTGATAACCAGATTGGTTACTTCGTTCACGGTCTGGGATCCCAAATTCTCAATAGCACATCTCAGGCGCAAACATTAACCACCAAGGGTTCAACACTCTATCGCCTGGATGGCGGAGCCAGTTTTGTAGGCTCCGATTTCATTGATTTATCTTCACAACTCACTGCCCAATCAAAAGATACCACTCTATTTTTAGTGACAGGAATGGATAAAGATACCGGCACGGCCAGTAGCTTTACTTCGGGTAAACTAAAAATGGACGTTAACGGTGAAGGTTCTACCGGTATTCGCGTAGAAGGTGGAGCAAGTGGCACTATCACTGCAACAGCCGATATTATTCGGGTAGCAGGTAATGGTGCAACAGCTGGCGTTGTTGACGGTAAATATTATGGTATTGATGGTCAGGAAGTCCCAGAAAGTTTCAGCACTAACTCTATTTTAACCAGCTATGCCCAATTAGGTTCAGCACATTCTGTTGATGGTGCTTTTGGCTATATTGCCCGTAACAGCGGAACTCTGCTTCATAAAGGCAACCTTGATTTCTCAACCAGTGGAACAGGTAAAACTGGGGTGCTGGTTGATAATGGAATACTGGATAATCAGGGCGCTATAAAAGTTAAAGGCACTGCCGTTCATATTAAAGGTGAGAATGCCAGAGTAAATAACACCAGCACGATTGAAACGACGGATGAAACCGCAGCTTATTTAATCGATAACGGTGCTTCACTGACACTGGAGGGAACGGGCCAAACAAAAGCCGGTGGTACCGCTCATGGTGTGTTATTACAAGCTGGTGCGAAAGGTTTAACTATCGGTCGCGCAATTATTGACATGCTTGGAAGCGGTAATGGTATAGAAAATACGGCTGAAATTAGTAATATCAAATTGAGTGATGCAGTGATTAATGTCGGTTCTGGTGCGGGGATACGCACTGCAACAGCTCTGGCACAAACTGATAATGTGACTATCAATGTTGAAGGAACTAACGGCACTGGCTTCTTGTTTGAGAAAAATATAGCCGGAAATAAAATAACCGATGTTGAGCTTAACCTGGCGGGAACTGACGGCCTAACGATTAACGTTAATTCAGCCAGTGGACAAGGTTTGGTAACTCATTCGTCCGCCAATGTTACCAGCGGAGCAGATATTAATGTTAATCAGACCACTGGGGGCTCAGCCTTAGTCGTTGCTGGCACGAGTAATACGGTAAACCAATACGGGAAACTTCAATCGAATTCCACCGTGAGTGGTATTTCGGTGGTTGATATCAATAATGACCACGTCAGTACCTTTACTAATTACGGCCAAATTTTAGCAGCAAGCGCAACGCAATTCGCTCTACAAACACTCTCCGGCCCGGCAGTAATATTCACCAATGCGGCTAATGCCATTATCAACGGTGAAGTTAATCTCCTTAATAATCAAAATAATAGCATTACCCTGATCAGTGGCAGCAAAGGCACCGACTTTAAAACCAGTACAGGTGATGACCGCTTTTTCTTAAAAGATATTACTGCCAGCGAGCAAGGTACGTTATTCCATACACTGGACGGGGGTGCTGGCCACGATATATTGCAACTGGATAATTCTGTTTATCGTGTTCTGAATGAAAATACTATTTTGAACATGGATGAGATTGAGCTAAAAAATAACTCAACGCTGACATTAGACAATACCTTGCTAAAACTAGGTGATGCTAAAGATGATGCCGCTGATACCGGCTATAGCATAGATGCGACCAGTGAACTTGCCATTGTTAATAATAGTGCCGTGGCTTTTAACGGCCATTTATCGGGTAATGGATTACTGAGTATCAATACCTCCGGCCAGAGTTTTGATTTCACAGCGAATAACTATACCGACGGTTTTGCCGGTACAGTTGCATTGGGACACACGACTTTCCAATTGAAAGACGGTAATACGCAAGCGCTAACCCATGCCACATTGAAACTAGGCCAAAATAATGTGACTCATGTTGGTGATAGCCTACAGAATATCGGCGGGCTGACTTTTGACGGCGGCACAATTAACTTCAACACCGGAACACCGGGTCAGCCGGAAAAAAGTCAAATCCAGACCAGTAATATATTGGACTTGGCCGGCACCGGTAAAGTCGGTATTAATATTGAAAGTGTTCTAAACCATCAGCCACCCTCAACGCCATCTATCGATGTTACCCCTTTAATGGAACAAGATGATGGCAATCTATTACTCAAATTGGCGAACTCCCTTGGCGTTGTCACCGGAAGCGGCGGTGCATTACAGCTGATTGATAATCGGACTAATACAGTAATAACAGACACAACAAGGGCGGACATCGAGCAAAATGGTGTGCACGTTGCTAATGGGACTTACGATTATCGATTAACAACAGGTGCCAATAATGACGGCTTGTATGTGAACTATGCCTTAACGCAAGTGGAGTTGTTGAGCAATGGAGCCAATGCTTTAACACTGAATTCCGGTGGGAAAACAGGTGCAGCCGCCGACCTTAGTGCAAAAATAGTCGGTAGCGGAGATTTATCAATCGATACCGGTGCAGGAAAAACTGTTTCGCTATCAAATGCACTTAATAGCTATACCGGTATTACTGATATTCGTTCTGGCACCTTATTGATGGCAGCGAATAACGTGCTGGGTAATACCCAAAAATTGCAGCTAAGCAATCAAAGTCTGTTTGAAATGGCCTCTTTTAGTCAGGTGATTGGTAAGCTTGACAGCGCTTTAGGGACATGGGTTAACTTAAGTGGCGGACACCTGACTATCAATCAGGGCGGTGTTTCTGATGGTCATTTGACTGGGGCAGGAACCTTGACTGTTGCAGATAATACGCTAACGGTAAATGGGGCCAATGATCAACTCTCAGCTAAGACTGAGATTGCCAATACTGCTCAAGTTAGCCTGAACCATATCAGCGGATTAGGAATTGGTGATATTGATAATGCCGGTATACTTAATCTCACTGGCGCTACAGGTTACTTCGTTAATAATCTGAGTAACAGTGGTGATGTTAAGCTGAACAACAGCCAAGCGGTATTACAAGGAAATAATACATCCTTCTCTGGACGCTATCAGATTGATAATACATCTGTATTGACTGCATCTCAGGCCCAACATCTTGGCAGTGCTGATGTAGAAGATGACGGAGAGTTGGTATTGAATGCCAATTCTGACTGGACGCTGTTAAATAATGTCAGTGGTGTTGGTAACCTGACTAAATTAGGTCAGGCTGTGTTGACCTTAATGGGAAATGTCACTTACACCGGCCTGACCGATATTAATCAGGGTGGCGTTACCTTAGGCAACAGTAATACGCCTGTGACTTTAGCCAGCCAGCAAGTCAATATTGCTGATAATAGCTTTATGTCAGGCTATGGCGGCGTTGCCGGTAATATCAATAATCTGGGTTCGTTATATGTCGGTGATAGAGCGATTACCCGTTCATTATCGCCAGCCACGACCTTTAGAGTAGGTGGCGACCTCATTAACAGCGGTTCAACCTATATTGGATCAGCATCAACTTCCGTCGGTAATCAACTGCATATCAGTGGGGATTATCTGGGAAATAATGGCAATCTGTATCTTAATACTGTTCTGGGTGATGATAACTCACTAACAGATAAGCTTATTGTTGACGGTAGTACCCAAGGTAATACTTTAGTGACTGTTGCTAATGTCGGTGGTCAGGGTGCTCAAACGCTCAATGGTATTGAAGTGGTACATGTTGGAGGGGACTCTACCGGTACATTTAGCCAAAATGGCCGTATTGTTGCTGGGGCTTATGAATATAGTTTAGGTCGTGGAAATGGGGCAAATGCAAGCAACTGGTATTTAACCAGCCAACTAAACGACCTTCCATCTGAGTTAGTCGATCCAGCCGATCCTTCAAAACCGTCGGTTTTACGGCCTGAGATAAGCAGCTATGCGGCGAATATTGCAGGGGCCAATACTTTATTTATGACCCGACTGCATGACCGTTTAGGTGAAACTCAATATATCGATGCTTTAACCGGCGAAGAGAAAGTCACCAGTATGTGGATGCGCCAGGTCGGCGGGCATAACCGCTCCCGTGACACCTCTGGGCAATTGAAAACCCAGAGTAATCGTTACGTGTTGCAGTTAGGCGGTGATATTGCGCAATGGAGTGATGATAATCTCAATCGCTGGCATTTAGGCGTGATGGCCGGTTATGCCAATCAGCAAAGTAATACAAATTCACAGGTTACAGGCATTGGATCCAAAGGTAAGGTTGACGGCTATAGCGCCGGCTTATATGGCACTTGGTATGATAATGATGCTGATAAAAACGGCACTTATGTTGATACCTGGGTTCTGTATAACTGGTTTAACAACACTGTCAGCGGTGAAAACCTTGCCAGTGAAAGCTATAAGTCCAACGGTTTTACGGCATCTGCGGAGGTAGGATATACCTTCAAAATGAGCGAATCACCGGAAGATAACAGAATATTTTATCTGCAGCCGAAAGCTCAGATTGTCTGGATGGGCGTCAAAGCTGATAGTTTCAGCGATGCACGTAACACTCAGGTCAGTAGTGAAGGTGATGGTAATATTCTGACCCGCTTAGGCCTCCGTTCTTATATCAATGGGTATAGTGATATTGATAAAAGTAAACAGCGCGTATTTGAACCTTTCGTTGAAGCCAACTGGATCCATAACAGTAAGAGCTTTGGCGGCAACATGGGTGGCAAGCTGGTTGAGCAAGATGGCACCAGAAATATCGGCGAGCTGAAAGTCGGTGTTGAGGCCCAGTGGGATCCTAAGTTAAATCTCTGGATGAACGTTGGTCAGCAGGTGGGAGGTAAAGGCTACAGTGATACCTCTGCCGTATTAGGCGTTAAATATAACTTCTAA
- a CDS encoding TetR/AcrR family transcriptional regulator produces MSMPVDRRTRKRLATRQSISTAATRLFLARGFDHVTVDEIAAAADVGRMTVFNHFPRKEDMFFDRDEEVRDILRQAIRQCDPAVSAIEALRLLAHRLIVEQSPLVEFSVASQGFIATIEASETLKARARAIRDELAQVVAMALAEYAGRDPGDPSPEACLAAGLLLAMWSVALLQAHQTFRLTQDREKAQAVFLAMIDRGTLGLKAAMTDTPYV; encoded by the coding sequence ATGTCAATGCCAGTAGATCGCCGAACTCGCAAGCGCCTCGCAACACGACAAAGTATATCCACTGCCGCAACCCGCCTTTTTTTAGCGCGCGGTTTTGACCATGTCACGGTAGACGAGATTGCGGCAGCTGCCGATGTTGGGCGCATGACCGTGTTTAATCACTTCCCCCGCAAGGAAGACATGTTTTTTGATCGCGACGAAGAGGTGCGAGACATTCTGCGGCAAGCGATACGGCAGTGCGATCCTGCTGTCTCCGCCATTGAGGCGTTACGTCTACTGGCCCACCGGCTGATTGTGGAACAAAGCCCGTTAGTCGAATTTTCTGTTGCTAGTCAGGGTTTTATCGCGACAATCGAAGCAAGCGAAACCCTAAAAGCGCGGGCGAGGGCGATACGCGATGAATTGGCACAGGTTGTCGCGATGGCGTTAGCTGAATATGCCGGACGAGACCCTGGCGACCCTTCACCAGAAGCCTGTTTAGCGGCTGGATTACTCCTGGCGATGTGGAGTGTCGCTCTTCTTCAGGCCCACCAGACTTTTCGGCTGACACAAGACCGTGAAAAAGCACAAGCGGTTTTTCTCGCGATGATTGATAGAGGAACCCTCGGTCTAAAAGCGGCAATGACGGATACGCCTTATGTCTGA
- a CDS encoding sensor domain-containing diguanylate cyclase — MVVTDLDTLNILSTPIWVVLPKNQEILFANKEARKIAGNNIQLPLVRYGRFSAHAQQHLSAYLPALAVDDHIVEIWTIQVEKNIFPLSCRLSLTQLEPYGAVIIFEGLYISESVVTQPTSPRLLAKSYSRGEQSFYEQFFSTNTAPMLLIDPSKEGLIVDANQAATRFYGYPRDEMCRKHTWEINSMGRDVLPVMNEVAKLPGGHKPLNFIHKLADGNTRHVQTYAGPVELDGIRLMLCIIHDITEQKRLEQALEYAALKDPLTDLGNRRQFFPLVEHAHAQSQRYGQHFSLILLDVDHFKSINDQLGHHKGDEVLIFLARTLESIIRECDIVFRWGGEEFTILLPSTNLDGALQLAESIRETIEMICQPNLPQLTVSIGVAQHQVGEDTDSLFKRMDEALYRAKASGRNRVLAA, encoded by the coding sequence ATGGTAGTGACTGACTTAGATACATTAAATATCTTGAGTACCCCGATCTGGGTGGTATTACCCAAAAATCAGGAAATACTTTTTGCTAACAAGGAAGCTCGAAAAATTGCCGGTAACAACATCCAGTTGCCGCTAGTGCGTTATGGACGTTTTTCAGCTCATGCGCAGCAGCATTTGAGTGCTTATCTCCCCGCGCTGGCTGTAGATGACCACATTGTTGAAATCTGGACTATTCAGGTAGAAAAAAATATCTTTCCTCTGAGCTGTCGGCTCTCTTTAACTCAGCTAGAACCTTATGGGGCGGTGATTATTTTTGAAGGGCTTTATATTTCAGAAAGTGTCGTCACCCAACCGACCAGCCCGAGGCTATTAGCAAAAAGCTATTCTCGCGGTGAGCAGAGTTTTTACGAGCAGTTCTTCAGTACCAATACTGCCCCAATGCTGCTTATTGATCCCTCGAAAGAGGGGCTGATTGTTGATGCCAATCAGGCCGCAACCCGTTTCTATGGTTATCCGCGTGATGAAATGTGCAGGAAGCACACCTGGGAAATCAATAGTATGGGAAGGGATGTATTACCGGTAATGAATGAGGTCGCCAAATTACCCGGTGGGCATAAGCCACTCAATTTTATCCATAAATTAGCCGATGGCAATACTCGCCATGTCCAAACCTATGCCGGCCCAGTTGAGTTGGATGGCATAAGATTGATGCTGTGTATCATTCATGACATTACCGAACAAAAGCGGCTGGAACAGGCATTAGAATATGCCGCGTTAAAAGATCCACTGACCGATTTGGGCAATCGGCGTCAGTTCTTTCCCTTAGTTGAACATGCACACGCCCAGAGTCAGCGCTACGGCCAACATTTCAGTTTAATTTTATTGGATGTCGACCATTTCAAAAGTATTAATGATCAACTGGGGCATCATAAGGGCGATGAGGTGCTGATTTTCCTCGCCAGAACGTTGGAGTCGATCATCCGTGAGTGCGATATTGTTTTCCGCTGGGGAGGTGAGGAATTTACTATTCTCCTACCCTCAACCAATTTGGATGGTGCATTGCAATTAGCTGAATCTATTAGAGAAACTATTGAGATGATCTGCCAACCTAACCTACCACAACTTACGGTCAGCATCGGCGTCGCGCAACATCAGGTGGGGGAAGACACCGATAGTTTGTTTAAACGTATGGATGAAGCGCTCTATCGAGCCAAAGCATCGGGGCGCAACAGAGTGTTGGCCGCATAG
- a CDS encoding TCR/Tet family MFS transporter — MNKPLVIIFATICLDAVGIGLIFPILPRLLAEVTHSQNIAPYIGIMTALYALIQFIFAPVLGALSDNLGRRPVLLISLAGAAINYVIMAFAPQLWMLLLGRAIAGLTSANISVAMAYITDISHEDTRARRFGLFNAMFGIGFIIGPVLGGLLGDYWLRLPFIAAAVLNACNLLLALFILPESHTPARQKINITALNPLRPLRWALSMKGLLPITLVFFILSATGEVYGTCWALWGFDTFQWNGLWIGLSLGAFGLCQALTQALLPGPATKLLGERGAVLFGIACACMALFILAFTTQSWMVFAIMPLFALGGIGTPALQALATRQVDSAHQGQFQGVLASAVSLATIIGPLTFSTIYFVVQSEWPGAIWLSVIILYAIAVPLVILGTRTSRSL, encoded by the coding sequence ATGAATAAACCGTTAGTTATTATCTTCGCCACAATTTGCCTCGACGCCGTGGGTATAGGTCTCATTTTCCCTATTCTCCCGCGACTGCTGGCAGAGGTAACACATAGCCAGAATATCGCGCCCTATATAGGAATAATGACCGCACTTTACGCGCTAATACAGTTCATCTTCGCCCCAGTGCTCGGTGCATTGAGTGACAATCTCGGCCGACGCCCGGTGTTGCTGATTTCACTGGCAGGCGCAGCGATAAATTATGTCATTATGGCGTTTGCGCCCCAGCTTTGGATGCTGTTACTCGGCCGCGCTATTGCAGGCCTAACTAGCGCGAACATCTCAGTTGCGATGGCCTATATTACTGATATTTCACATGAAGATACGCGAGCGCGCCGCTTTGGCCTCTTTAATGCAATGTTTGGCATTGGATTTATCATCGGGCCAGTTCTTGGCGGCCTGCTCGGCGATTACTGGCTACGGCTTCCTTTCATTGCCGCTGCCGTGCTGAATGCCTGCAATCTGTTATTGGCATTATTTATCCTACCGGAATCTCACACACCGGCCCGCCAAAAAATCAATATCACGGCACTCAACCCACTCCGACCACTGCGCTGGGCCTTATCAATGAAAGGGCTTCTACCTATCACTCTGGTCTTCTTCATTTTAAGCGCCACCGGCGAGGTTTATGGCACCTGTTGGGCCTTATGGGGATTCGATACTTTTCAGTGGAATGGTCTGTGGATCGGGCTTTCACTCGGGGCATTCGGGCTCTGCCAAGCACTGACACAAGCATTATTACCCGGCCCGGCGACCAAACTGCTTGGCGAACGTGGGGCCGTTCTTTTCGGAATTGCCTGCGCGTGTATGGCACTTTTCATCCTGGCTTTCACGACCCAAAGCTGGATGGTGTTCGCCATCATGCCCTTATTTGCGCTAGGCGGCATTGGAACACCCGCGCTTCAAGCACTGGCGACTCGACAGGTTGATTCTGCTCACCAAGGCCAATTTCAGGGGGTGCTGGCATCGGCTGTTAGCTTGGCCACCATCATTGGGCCACTCACTTTTTCAACGATCTACTTTGTCGTTCAGAGTGAGTGGCCAGGTGCTATTTGGCTCTCAGTTATCATCCTGTATGCCATCGCCGTCCCTCTGGTGATTCTCGGTACCCGGACATCCCGCTCGCTGTAA
- a CDS encoding YybH family protein: MSSHPIRQVIEACDKAISERNFDELMKYYAEDAALVIKPGMIARGKENIRKAFIAISDHFKNQLVVEQGEMQVIEGAGDALVIMETVLHFPDGQGGVVTTTRRATYVFRREDDGSWICTIDNSYGTALLDNECH; the protein is encoded by the coding sequence ATGAGTTCACATCCAATACGTCAAGTTATCGAAGCCTGTGACAAAGCCATATCTGAGCGTAATTTTGATGAGTTGATGAAGTATTATGCGGAGGATGCCGCGCTGGTGATCAAACCTGGGATGATTGCCAGAGGCAAAGAGAATATCCGAAAAGCATTTATCGCCATCTCTGATCATTTTAAAAATCAGTTGGTTGTTGAGCAGGGCGAAATGCAAGTCATTGAAGGTGCTGGAGACGCTCTGGTTATTATGGAAACAGTGTTGCATTTTCCTGATGGGCAAGGGGGGGTTGTCACGACAACGCGACGGGCGACCTATGTATTTCGGCGTGAAGACGATGGAAGTTGGATTTGCACCATTGACAACTCTTATGGCACCGCGCTTTTAGATAACGAGTGCCATTAG